A window from Sinanaerobacter sp. ZZT-01 encodes these proteins:
- a CDS encoding S24/S26 family peptidase, with amino-acid sequence MNYAKMLEQIIEKSELSLRQISKRCADLNLTITPSYISQLKNAKLPPPSEEVSLILAKVCGSKEQSQLVFQGYMEKAPELVREYMLASSTLNKIMLESLCRADNNGELSSEFRKHIEKLDVLSTLEISSKYISLDDTSKAGELLKEISLSSGCVTKSDTNGELLNVFLGDTSMSPTIPNHSYLYILPTRTSLLKDRDIIAFYPVGRKIPTLRRLFHVKDKLLLIPDERSHEIYSYDAIHEVDYIGKVVSYKVDL; translated from the coding sequence ATGAATTATGCGAAAATGCTTGAACAAATTATAGAAAAAAGCGAATTATCCTTACGCCAAATCTCAAAACGGTGTGCCGACTTAAATTTAACAATAACTCCTTCATATATATCCCAATTAAAAAATGCTAAATTACCTCCTCCATCTGAAGAAGTTTCACTTATCTTAGCAAAAGTATGTGGTTCAAAAGAGCAGTCCCAGCTTGTTTTTCAAGGCTATATGGAAAAAGCACCAGAACTGGTAAGAGAATACATGCTGGCCTCTTCTACTTTAAATAAAATCATGCTGGAAAGTCTATGCCGTGCAGACAATAATGGAGAGTTGTCATCTGAATTTCGAAAACACATTGAAAAGTTAGATGTCCTTTCTACTTTAGAAATTTCATCAAAATACATAAGTCTGGATGACACTTCAAAAGCTGGTGAACTTTTGAAAGAAATATCCTTATCCAGCGGATGCGTTACAAAATCTGATACAAATGGCGAGCTCTTGAATGTATTTTTAGGAGATACGTCTATGTCACCCACCATTCCAAACCATTCCTATTTGTATATTTTACCAACAAGAACATCCCTATTAAAGGATAGAGATATTATTGCATTTTATCCAGTTGGGCGTAAGATTCCAACGCTCCGCCGTCTTTTTCATGTGAAAGACAAGCTACTTTTAATTCCAGACGAGCGGTCACATGAAATTTATTCTTATGATGCCATTCATGAGGTTGATTATATTGGTAAAGTTGTCTCTTATAAAGTAGACTTATAA
- a CDS encoding HD domain-containing protein, whose protein sequence is MMKKYPTIEECEKLWLKHNTPKHVIGHCKEVSRVATILAEALSECGVPLNVPLVQSAGWLHDIKRVEELHWEKGAQIAYDLGYDDIADLILVHMSYRINGEKRNITELDVLCLADRMVLEDKFVGLDLRMDYIINKSREDKSAEERIRKSFSQTKLFLKYVETLLGRSLFEIMK, encoded by the coding sequence ATGATGAAAAAATATCCTACAATAGAAGAATGTGAAAAATTATGGTTAAAACATAATACACCCAAACATGTAATTGGACATTGCAAAGAGGTTTCACGTGTGGCGACCATTCTTGCTGAAGCATTGTCAGAATGTGGTGTTCCATTAAATGTACCTTTAGTGCAGAGTGCAGGATGGCTGCATGATATTAAAAGAGTCGAAGAGCTGCATTGGGAAAAAGGGGCGCAGATTGCCTATGATCTAGGGTATGATGATATTGCGGATTTGATTTTGGTGCATATGTCTTATCGAATCAATGGTGAAAAAAGAAACATCACAGAACTAGATGTGTTGTGTCTGGCAGATCGAATGGTTTTGGAAGACAAGTTTGTCGGCTTAGATTTAAGAATGGATTATATTATAAACAAATCTAGAGAGGATAAGAGTGCGGAAGAGCGGATTCGAAAAAGTTTTTCGCAAACGAAGCTCTTTCTGAAATATGTTGAAACGCTGCTTGGAAGAAGTTTGTTTGAAATTATGAAATAG
- a CDS encoding M23 family metallopeptidase: protein MMQRYDRWGLKREKRTWMQTLLKQILISILILLLVILIKKLDLALLNETMQTFQTYIEKDYTSIELIDSGKAVFSNAIELPKKVNEKLKESEKTISFVPPADEEAIISTFGEKKAYFGTETNGFERGMKFSSDRELQVYAVAGGTVAEVQENAERGTTLQISHGDQIDSRYEGCTQVYVKPLQKVKRGQLIASVSADTGNYLSFQLWVDQEIANPADYISF, encoded by the coding sequence ATGATGCAGCGATATGACCGATGGGGTTTAAAACGTGAAAAAAGGACTTGGATGCAGACTCTTTTAAAGCAAATTCTTATTTCTATTCTGATCTTACTTTTAGTTATTTTAATAAAAAAATTAGATTTAGCCTTATTGAATGAAACGATGCAGACATTCCAGACGTATATTGAAAAGGATTACACTAGTATTGAGTTAATAGACTCAGGAAAAGCGGTTTTTTCCAATGCAATAGAGTTACCTAAAAAAGTAAATGAAAAATTGAAAGAAAGCGAAAAAACGATTAGCTTTGTTCCTCCCGCTGATGAAGAAGCGATTATTTCTACCTTTGGAGAAAAAAAGGCGTATTTCGGAACCGAAACAAACGGGTTTGAACGAGGAATGAAATTTTCCTCTGATCGTGAACTTCAAGTTTATGCAGTAGCCGGAGGAACGGTTGCAGAAGTACAGGAAAATGCGGAAAGAGGAACAACTTTGCAAATCAGCCACGGGGATCAAATAGACTCTAGATATGAAGGCTGTACGCAAGTTTATGTAAAGCCATTGCAAAAAGTAAAACGGGGACAGCTCATAGCCTCTGTATCTGCGGATACCGGAAATTATCTTTCTTTTCAACTATGGGTTGATCAAGAAATTGCAAACCCCGCTGATTATATCTCATTTTAG
- a CDS encoding site-2 protease family protein, whose amino-acid sequence MIHIYLRGIKTEIHFTFFLLIILVTFTGNFLIAFSSAFFSLFHELAHGTVARALGYHPQKISAGLFGGVLYLSETAIKPLHELWIHLAGPAFNILVASIFYAFSFFYSGSWVNELILCNIILGIFNLMPFYPLDGGKIIGLYLTYFFGYGKADRFSEIFSKIFSVFLFFLGVYLVQYNLMNLLICALAVNLAIVSREDNRFLFYKLTKRIEDRRQNFKPRMVVCNQHIQAMKILQAYRPYEARMFTIVNRKGNYKGQLNEEEVLSGIYDCGIYADFHKLLIWKQKKNKRMENNQ is encoded by the coding sequence ATGATTCATATTTATCTTAGAGGAATTAAAACAGAAATCCACTTTACTTTTTTTCTGTTGATTATTCTAGTTACTTTTACAGGAAATTTTTTAATTGCCTTTTCCTCTGCTTTTTTTTCTTTGTTTCACGAGCTTGCACATGGGACGGTTGCTCGTGCTTTGGGGTATCATCCTCAAAAAATATCAGCAGGGTTATTTGGTGGTGTTCTTTATTTGTCAGAAACAGCAATTAAGCCATTACATGAATTGTGGATTCATTTAGCGGGACCGGCATTTAATATATTGGTTGCGTCAATTTTCTATGCCTTTTCTTTTTTCTATTCTGGAAGTTGGGTTAATGAACTAATTTTATGTAATATAATCTTAGGAATTTTTAATTTAATGCCATTTTATCCCTTAGATGGCGGAAAGATAATTGGATTATACCTTACATATTTTTTTGGATATGGGAAGGCAGACCGATTCTCTGAAATTTTTTCAAAGATATTTTCAGTTTTCCTTTTCTTTTTAGGAGTTTACTTGGTACAATATAATTTGATGAATTTGCTGATTTGCGCTTTAGCTGTCAACTTAGCTATCGTTTCAAGAGAAGACAATCGTTTTCTCTTCTACAAATTGACAAAACGGATTGAAGATCGAAGGCAGAATTTTAAGCCTAGAATGGTTGTGTGCAACCAGCATATACAGGCAATGAAGATATTGCAGGCATATCGCCCTTATGAAGCCCGCATGTTTACTATTGTTAATCGTAAAGGAAACTATAAAGGTCAGCTAAATGAAGAAGAAGTTTTATCAGGGATTTACGACTGTGGAATCTATGCGGATTTTCATAAGTTATTAATTTGGAAGCAAAAGAAAAATAAAAGAATGGAGAACAATCAATGA
- a CDS encoding TIGR03960 family B12-binding radical SAM protein, translated as MTLTEQLDKLLMKVEKPARYIGGELHSVNKDLGGVKTRFGFAFPDTYEIGMSYLGLQIIYHILNHFDSVFCERIFAPGLDMEELMREENLPLFTLETKTPVKEMDILGFTLQYELSFTNIINMLDLAGIPFKSQERSESDPLIAAGGPCAFNPEPLAEIIDFFMLGDGEEILIDICKIHQQWKARNGSKREFLEEISQLKGVYVPAFYQPIYNENGTFQSMEKIFNKAPDKIEKNIVEDLDGVDFPNSKIVPLIEVVHDRAVVEIFRGCTRGCRFCQAGMIYRPVRERSRNRITEIAKNQITSTGYEEMSILSLSTSDYSEIEPLVTDLMGMCRENNVSLSLPSLRLDSFSFNVLEQIQGYKKTGLTFAPEAGTQRLRDVINKCITDKDIYSSMEQAISLGWTSVKLYFMVGLPTETYEDLDGIAEIAKNIMDIAYRVNGNKRGRFNVTVSVSNFVPKAHTPFQWCAQDTMESFEEKHRYLREKIKKIKGVSFNYHGTQTSHMEAVFARGDRRVCETLIRAWSLGCKFDGWREHFQYEKWIQAFQETGIDDNSYAFKAGNPEDNAPWGHIDCGVSKEFLLSEWKKANQCEQTQDCRHGCEGCGINQYVECRQEGTL; from the coding sequence ATGACTTTAACAGAACAACTGGATAAGCTGCTGATGAAAGTGGAAAAACCTGCTCGTTACATTGGCGGAGAATTACACTCAGTAAATAAGGACTTAGGCGGTGTAAAAACGAGATTTGGATTTGCATTTCCGGATACCTATGAAATTGGCATGTCTTATCTGGGGCTTCAAATAATCTATCACATATTAAATCATTTTGATTCCGTATTTTGTGAGCGTATCTTTGCGCCTGGCCTTGACATGGAAGAGCTGATGAGAGAAGAAAACCTCCCCTTATTTACATTAGAAACTAAGACACCCGTAAAAGAAATGGACATTTTAGGATTCACGCTTCAATATGAGCTTTCCTTTACCAATATCATTAATATGCTGGACTTGGCGGGAATTCCATTTAAGAGCCAAGAACGGAGTGAATCAGATCCGTTGATTGCCGCAGGAGGTCCCTGTGCATTTAATCCAGAACCATTAGCGGAAATTATCGACTTTTTTATGCTCGGCGATGGCGAAGAAATATTAATAGATATTTGCAAAATTCATCAGCAATGGAAGGCGAGAAATGGCAGCAAACGGGAATTCTTAGAAGAGATCAGCCAGCTTAAGGGTGTATATGTTCCTGCCTTTTATCAACCAATATACAATGAGAATGGAACATTCCAGTCTATGGAGAAAATTTTCAATAAAGCTCCGGATAAAATAGAAAAGAATATTGTTGAAGATTTGGATGGTGTTGATTTTCCAAACAGCAAAATCGTTCCTTTAATTGAGGTCGTTCACGACCGTGCCGTTGTTGAAATTTTTAGAGGATGTACAAGAGGATGCCGTTTTTGTCAGGCTGGGATGATTTATCGTCCGGTGCGTGAGCGTTCGCGGAATCGGATTACAGAGATTGCAAAAAATCAAATTACTTCGACTGGTTATGAAGAGATGTCTATTCTTTCACTATCCACCAGTGATTATTCTGAAATTGAGCCATTGGTTACGGATTTAATGGGGATGTGTAGAGAAAATAACGTATCTTTATCTTTGCCATCACTACGTTTGGATTCCTTCTCTTTTAATGTTTTAGAGCAAATACAAGGATATAAGAAAACCGGGCTTACTTTTGCACCAGAAGCAGGTACGCAGAGACTTCGCGATGTAATTAATAAATGTATAACGGATAAAGATATTTACAGCAGTATGGAGCAGGCGATTTCATTGGGGTGGACAAGCGTTAAGCTTTACTTTATGGTTGGGCTTCCAACTGAAACTTATGAAGACTTAGATGGAATTGCAGAGATTGCGAAAAATATTATGGATATTGCATATCGGGTAAATGGAAACAAGCGTGGACGCTTTAACGTTACGGTGAGCGTATCTAATTTTGTTCCGAAAGCGCATACTCCTTTCCAATGGTGTGCGCAGGATACCATGGAGAGCTTTGAGGAAAAGCATCGCTATCTGCGTGAAAAAATCAAAAAAATTAAAGGTGTGAGTTTTAATTATCATGGAACACAGACCAGTCATATGGAAGCCGTTTTTGCCAGAGGGGACCGACGAGTATGTGAGACCTTAATTCGGGCGTGGTCTTTGGGTTGTAAATTTGACGGCTGGAGAGAACACTTTCAATATGAAAAGTGGATTCAAGCATTTCAAGAAACTGGTATTGATGATAATTCCTATGCCTTTAAGGCTGGAAACCCGGAGGACAATGCTCCTTGGGGACATATTGACTGTGGCGTTTCAAAAGAATTTTTACTTTCAGAATGGAAGAAAGCCAACCAGTGTGAGCAAACGCAGGATTGCAGACATGGCTGCGAGGGCTGTGGCATCAATCAATATGTGGAATGCAGACAGGAGGGGACATTATGA
- a CDS encoding TIGR03936 family radical SAM-associated protein encodes MSRYVLKFHKQGYMKYISHLDLLRLFKRSFKRIGIKLQHSQGFNPHPKMSFVQPLSLGYTSVAEYLEFETITEEKTNHIMQKLNEATPHGIEILACRLIPQSKKTLAAMVECACYELRFQMDDTCDWSEKIEAFLKQDKIMILKKQKKSKKYVEQDIKSMIRKLSVQQVDINNNHIMLNAMIDAGSISNLNPEKLLQSFFDFLGHPFEKEEVSIERKEIFYIKDERLTPIIEMDKEAL; translated from the coding sequence ATGAGTCGGTATGTATTGAAATTTCATAAGCAGGGATACATGAAGTATATATCCCATTTAGACCTCTTACGTTTATTTAAAAGGAGTTTTAAACGTATAGGCATTAAGCTCCAGCATTCACAAGGATTCAATCCGCATCCTAAAATGAGTTTTGTACAACCGCTTTCATTAGGATATACAAGCGTTGCTGAGTATCTGGAATTTGAGACCATTACAGAGGAAAAAACAAATCATATTATGCAGAAATTAAATGAGGCTACCCCGCATGGGATCGAAATTCTTGCGTGTCGTCTTATTCCGCAGTCGAAAAAAACACTTGCAGCTATGGTGGAGTGTGCGTGCTATGAACTGCGATTTCAAATGGATGACACCTGCGACTGGAGTGAAAAAATAGAAGCTTTCTTAAAACAAGATAAGATTATGATTTTAAAAAAGCAGAAGAAAAGTAAAAAATACGTGGAACAAGATATTAAATCTATGATTCGCAAATTATCCGTTCAGCAAGTTGATATTAACAATAATCATATTATGTTAAATGCTATGATTGATGCTGGAAGTATCTCTAATTTAAACCCTGAAAAGCTGTTACAAAGTTTCTTTGACTTTCTTGGTCATCCTTTTGAAAAAGAAGAGGTTTCTATAGAAAGGAAAGAGATCTTTTATATAAAAGATGAAAGATTAACGCCTATTATAGAAATGGACAAAGAAGCTCTTTAA
- a CDS encoding helix-hairpin-helix domain-containing protein: MLKNKYTLSQIKKVIPWLLLFGIAFFIYFGEKIKDQESGDIELFPKEKISEIEKSSGDEVSDEAEELNEKDNKVLEDNVIFIDVSGAVHKPSVVQLTEGSRVFEAIELAGGINEEADTKNINLAQTLKDGEKIYIQTKEEALSGTKVESKIHTNKEGGDGENKINLNRADSMELQKLKGVGPSTAERILAYREQYGAFKSIEELKNVSGIGEKTFEKLKNYIYIE, translated from the coding sequence ATGCTGAAAAATAAGTATACTTTATCTCAAATAAAGAAAGTAATTCCTTGGCTTTTGCTCTTCGGAATTGCTTTTTTTATTTATTTCGGAGAAAAAATAAAAGATCAAGAGAGTGGAGATATTGAATTGTTTCCTAAAGAAAAAATCAGTGAAATAGAAAAATCCAGTGGCGATGAAGTGAGTGACGAGGCTGAAGAATTAAACGAAAAGGATAATAAAGTTTTAGAAGATAACGTGATTTTTATTGATGTAAGCGGAGCGGTTCATAAACCGTCTGTAGTACAGTTGACAGAAGGAAGCCGTGTTTTTGAAGCCATTGAATTGGCAGGAGGAATCAATGAAGAAGCAGATACAAAGAATATCAATTTGGCACAAACACTGAAAGATGGAGAGAAAATTTATATACAAACAAAAGAAGAAGCTTTATCTGGGACAAAGGTTGAATCAAAGATTCACACGAATAAAGAAGGCGGAGATGGTGAAAATAAAATAAATTTAAATCGGGCAGATTCAATGGAACTTCAGAAGTTAAAAGGTGTTGGTCCGTCCACGGCAGAACGTATTTTAGCATATCGCGAACAATATGGTGCATTTAAGAGCATTGAAGAATTAAAAAATGTAAGCGGTATTGGAGAAAAAACTTTTGAAAAATTAAAAAATTATATATATATTGAATGA
- the spoIVB gene encoding SpoIVB peptidase, whose product MNRVAIRKFFYGFIGTSIIVWAAFGIWYSGFHNIGTFFSQSALISGLPSEETAVGVVSEKVLLPGGQSVGVKMDVKGVLVVGLEEIDTLHGKSINPGLKAGLEIGDSILTINGETVNNAREVQKKINKVKEKVRLKVMRKGEAKIIYLSPVLSADDNTYKMGVWVRDKTAGLGTMTFYDPEKNIFGALGHAITDPDTGDVLSVAKGELIDSKVESVKQGKAGEPGEIRGIFYEADEPLGALKNNSDFGIFGYLYHPIENPLFLKPIAVGYQDQVHKGDAYILSTLDGNKVEKYSVMIEKINHQSKPDTKSMIIKVTDKRLLEKSGGIVQGMSGSPIIQDNKIIGAVTHVFVNDPEKGYGIFIEWMLKESEKIEQDETSSN is encoded by the coding sequence ATGAACAGAGTGGCAATTCGAAAATTTTTCTATGGATTTATTGGTACAAGCATTATTGTGTGGGCAGCCTTTGGTATTTGGTATTCCGGCTTTCATAACATTGGCACTTTTTTTAGTCAAAGTGCACTAATAAGCGGGCTGCCCTCAGAGGAAACTGCAGTTGGAGTCGTAAGTGAAAAAGTACTTCTCCCGGGAGGACAATCGGTTGGAGTAAAAATGGATGTCAAAGGGGTGTTAGTTGTTGGGCTTGAGGAAATTGATACTCTGCATGGAAAAAGTATAAATCCCGGTTTAAAAGCCGGATTGGAGATTGGCGACAGCATCCTTACGATTAATGGAGAAACTGTAAATAATGCACGTGAAGTGCAGAAAAAAATAAATAAAGTAAAAGAAAAAGTACGATTAAAAGTAATGCGAAAAGGAGAAGCAAAAATTATCTACTTAAGCCCCGTTTTATCTGCTGATGACAATACGTATAAAATGGGTGTTTGGGTACGTGATAAAACAGCTGGTCTTGGTACCATGACTTTCTATGATCCGGAAAAAAATATATTTGGTGCGTTAGGGCATGCAATTACAGATCCGGACACAGGTGATGTATTATCTGTTGCAAAAGGGGAACTGATCGATTCCAAGGTAGAATCGGTGAAACAGGGAAAGGCAGGAGAACCTGGAGAAATAAGAGGAATTTTTTATGAAGCAGATGAACCATTGGGGGCTTTAAAGAATAATAGTGATTTTGGTATTTTTGGATACTTATATCATCCGATTGAAAATCCACTCTTTTTAAAGCCGATAGCTGTAGGTTATCAAGATCAAGTTCATAAGGGAGACGCTTATATTTTAAGTACATTAGACGGAAACAAAGTTGAAAAGTATAGTGTAATGATTGAAAAGATTAACCATCAGTCAAAACCAGATACAAAAAGCATGATTATTAAGGTTACCGATAAACGTTTACTGGAAAAAAGTGGTGGAATTGTACAGGGAATGAGCGGAAGTCCAATCATACAGGATAACAAAATCATTGGAGCGGTAACCCACGTTTTTGTGAATGATCCGGAAAAGGGTTATGGAATTTTTATCGAATGGATGCTAAAAGAATCAGAAAAAATCGAGCAAGATGAAACGAGCTCGAATTAA
- the spo0A gene encoding sporulation transcription factor Spo0A has translation MFMTKIKVGIADDNKDFCEIITDFFEAQQNMEIAFTAHDGIQTVDAVVKEKPDVLILDMIMPYLDGLGVLERLNGMELETFPKVIMLSAVGQESITQKAINLGAEYYVVKPFDLTILAKRINQLSGLEKTGNNGNRNNSAKAIIKREETKTVDLEMDITNMIHEVGVPAHIKGYQYLRDAITMVVNDMDLLSAVTKELYPAIAKMNNTTPSRVERAIRHAIEVAWNRGKIETLNNLFGYTVHNDKGKPTNSEFIAIIADKLRLERKVS, from the coding sequence ATGTTTATGACAAAAATCAAAGTAGGCATAGCCGATGATAACAAAGATTTCTGTGAAATTATAACAGATTTTTTTGAGGCACAGCAGAACATGGAGATTGCATTTACGGCTCACGATGGGATTCAAACCGTCGATGCGGTGGTAAAAGAGAAACCGGACGTGCTGATTTTGGACATGATTATGCCTTACTTAGACGGATTAGGGGTTTTAGAGCGATTAAACGGAATGGAATTAGAAACTTTTCCAAAGGTAATTATGCTTTCCGCTGTTGGGCAGGAATCCATCACACAAAAAGCCATTAACTTAGGTGCAGAGTATTATGTGGTAAAGCCATTTGATCTTACCATTTTGGCAAAACGCATCAATCAATTATCCGGGTTAGAGAAAACAGGGAACAATGGGAATCGGAATAATTCTGCAAAAGCAATTATTAAAAGAGAAGAAACAAAAACAGTTGATTTAGAAATGGATATTACAAATATGATCCATGAGGTTGGAGTACCTGCACACATTAAAGGTTACCAATATTTGAGAGATGCGATCACTATGGTTGTCAATGATATGGACTTGCTCAGTGCAGTTACAAAAGAATTATATCCTGCAATTGCAAAAATGAACAACACGACACCAAGCCGTGTGGAAAGAGCGATCCGTCATGCCATAGAAGTCGCATGGAACCGAGGGAAGATTGAAACGTTAAACAATCTATTTGGGTACACGGTACATAATGACAAAGGAAAACCAACGAATTCAGAATTCATTGCAATTATTGCTGATAAATTAAGATTAGAAAGAAAAGTAAGCTAA
- a CDS encoding DUF896 domain-containing protein, giving the protein MLEKEKIDRINFLAKKSKGEGLTEEERKEQHILREEFLIDFRARFKKQLDNIEFVEDIGEEHKDVEKNREKH; this is encoded by the coding sequence ATGTTAGAAAAAGAAAAAATAGACCGAATCAATTTTTTGGCTAAAAAATCCAAAGGGGAGGGGCTTACAGAAGAAGAGCGAAAAGAACAGCATATTTTAAGAGAAGAATTTTTAATTGATTTTCGAGCGAGATTTAAGAAGCAGCTGGATAATATCGAATTTGTAGAAGATATAGGAGAAGAACATAAAGACGTCGAAAAAAATAGAGAAAAGCATTAA
- the nifS gene encoding cysteine desulfurase NifS, whose amino-acid sequence MRKVYLDYAATTPVKKEVLDEMIPYFTEKFGNPSSLYEIGADSKEAITKARGQVAGLIGAEDKEVIFTSCGSESDNWALIGTAEVKKSKGNHIITTAIEHHAILHTCKYLEKQGFEVTYLGVDSDGRINLSELEAAITDKTILISIMFINNEMGAIQPIKEIADVAKKHGILFHTDAVQAVGNIEIDVKELGVDMMSMSAHKIYGPKGVGALYVRKGVMLPGFIHGGAQEFKKRAGTESVPNIVGFGKAAELAKEGLSDHIARLTELRDYLIKEVTSKIPDVDVNGGMKYRHPGNVNLTFNYIEGESLLILLDMKGICISTGSACSSASLVPSHVLSALGVPVEKIHGSLRFSIGDFTTKEELDYTVENLIEIVTKLRAISSVSSEKGW is encoded by the coding sequence ATGCGAAAAGTATATTTGGATTATGCCGCTACCACACCTGTAAAAAAAGAAGTTCTCGATGAAATGATTCCGTATTTTACTGAAAAGTTTGGAAATCCGTCGAGTTTATATGAAATAGGCGCGGATTCAAAAGAAGCAATTACGAAAGCAAGAGGACAAGTTGCTGGATTAATTGGAGCAGAAGATAAAGAAGTGATTTTTACATCTTGTGGTTCTGAATCTGATAACTGGGCCTTAATTGGTACGGCTGAGGTGAAAAAAAGCAAAGGTAATCACATTATTACAACTGCGATTGAGCATCATGCTATTTTGCATACCTGCAAGTACTTAGAAAAACAAGGCTTTGAAGTGACCTATTTAGGTGTGGATAGTGATGGAAGAATTAATCTTTCTGAGCTGGAAGCTGCAATTACAGATAAGACAATTTTAATCAGTATTATGTTTATCAATAATGAAATGGGTGCAATTCAACCAATTAAAGAAATTGCTGATGTTGCAAAAAAACATGGAATTTTATTCCATACAGATGCTGTCCAGGCTGTGGGAAACATTGAAATTGATGTCAAAGAGCTTGGTGTTGATATGATGTCTATGTCTGCACATAAAATATATGGACCAAAAGGAGTCGGTGCTTTGTATGTGCGAAAAGGTGTCATGTTGCCCGGCTTTATCCACGGAGGCGCACAGGAATTTAAAAAGAGAGCAGGCACTGAAAGCGTTCCGAATATTGTTGGATTTGGAAAGGCGGCTGAATTAGCAAAAGAAGGACTTTCAGATCACATTGCACGATTGACTGAATTAAGAGATTACCTCATTAAAGAAGTAACTTCAAAAATTCCAGATGTAGATGTAAATGGTGGAATGAAATACCGTCATCCGGGTAATGTAAATCTAACCTTTAATTATATTGAAGGAGAATCACTGCTGATCTTGTTGGATATGAAGGGTATTTGTATTTCAACCGGTTCTGCTTGTTCTTCCGCTTCATTGGTCCCTTCACATGTATTATCTGCATTAGGAGTTCCGGTTGAGAAAATACATGGTTCTCTTCGCTTTTCAATAGGGGATTTTACGACGAAGGAAGAATTGGATTATACCGTAGAGAATTTGATTGAGATTGTAACAAAGCTGAGAGCTATTTCATCGGTCTCAAGCGAGAAAGGTTGGTAA
- the nifU gene encoding Fe-S cluster assembly scaffold protein NifU, with the protein MYNDKVMDLFMNPQNVGEIEDADGIGTYGSPICGDMMKISLKVENNVIVDAKFKTFGCGSAIASSSMATEMIIGKTIEEALDVTNKDVLKELGGLPGPKIHCSVLSEQAIKAAIYDYAQKNGLEFEGLKDYDPNASEDEHLHEQDEEDGE; encoded by the coding sequence ATGTATAATGATAAGGTTATGGATCTTTTTATGAATCCACAAAATGTCGGCGAGATTGAAGATGCAGACGGGATTGGTACGTATGGCAGTCCTATTTGTGGGGATATGATGAAGATTTCTTTAAAAGTCGAAAATAACGTAATTGTAGATGCTAAGTTTAAAACATTTGGTTGCGGCTCTGCAATCGCTTCATCCAGTATGGCTACGGAAATGATTATTGGCAAGACGATTGAGGAAGCATTGGATGTTACCAATAAGGACGTATTAAAAGAACTTGGCGGTTTGCCTGGGCCAAAAATCCACTGCTCGGTATTATCAGAACAAGCCATTAAAGCTGCAATTTATGATTATGCCCAAAAAAATGGACTGGAATTTGAAGGCTTAAAAGATTATGACCCGAATGCTTCAGAGGACGAGCATCTGCACGAACAAGATGAAGAGGATGGAGAATGA